In Archocentrus centrarchus isolate MPI-CPG fArcCen1 chromosome 16, fArcCen1, whole genome shotgun sequence, a single window of DNA contains:
- the srsf10a gene encoding serine/arginine-rich splicing factor 10 isoform X2, with amino-acid sequence MLKVTSQTFYVRDAEDALHNLDRKWVCGRQIEIQFAQGDRKTPNQMKAKERHSPRSFSRYEDDRDTRRRRSRSRSYDRRRSRSPSFERRPRRSESPRDSRSYSRHGRSRSHENNKHKAPPSDHHRMHHEPASHSTSRSPSPSRSRPKGKKSQSRSHSPAEDFHPSQKQSVRRSPSRSYSRSMSRSRSRSRSWAGHKSRGH; translated from the exons ATGTTAAAGGTAACAAGCCAGACTTTTT ATGTCCGGGATGCAGAAGATGCTCTTCACAACCTGGACCGTAAATGGGTTTGTGGGCGCCAGATTGAGATCCAGTTTGCACAGGGAGACCGCAAGA CCCCTAACCAGATGAAGGCCAAGGAGCGCCATTCACCTCGCAGTTTCTCCCGCTACGAGGATGATCGAGATACCCGCAGAAGACGCTCCCGGAGTCGCAGTTATGATCGCCGCAGGTCCCGGAGCCCCTCTTTTGAGCGTCGTCCTCGGAGGTCTGAGAGCCCTAGAGA CTCTCGATCCTACAGTCGACATGGACGAAGCAGAAGCCATGAAAATAACAA GCACAAAGCTCCTCCCAGTGACCACCACAGAATGCACCATGAACCAGCCTCACACTCCACCTCCCGCTCCCCTTCACCGTCCAGGTCTAGACCCAAAGGTAAAAAGAGCCAATCCAGGTCTCACAGCCCGGCGGAAGATTTCCACCCATCCCAGAAACAGTCTGTTAGGAGATCCCCATCACGCTCCTACTCTAGATCCATGTCCCGATCACGCTCTCGTTCCAGGTCCTGGGCTGGACATAAGTCTAGAGGCCACTGA
- the srsf10a gene encoding serine/arginine-rich splicing factor 10 isoform X1 → MARYLRPPNTSLFVRNIADESRPEDLRREFGRYGPIVDVYIPLDFYTRRPRGFAYIQFEDVRDAEDALHNLDRKWVCGRQIEIQFAQGDRKTPNQMKAKERHSPRSFSRYEDDRDTRRRRSRSRSYDRRRSRSPSFERRPRRSESPRDSRSYSRHGRSRSHENNKHKAPPSDHHRMHHEPASHSTSRSPSPSRSRPKGKKSQSRSHSPAEDFHPSQKQSVRRSPSRSYSRSMSRSRSRSRSWAGHKSRGH, encoded by the exons ATGGCGAGATACCTGAGGCCTCCAAATACATCTCTTTTCGTCAGAAACATCGCCGACGAGTCCAg GCCAGAGGATTTACGACGTGAGTTTGGTCGTTATGGGCCTATTGTAGATGTCTACATTCCACTTGACTTCTATACACGGCGGCCAAGAGGATTTGCTTACATTCA GTTTGAAGATGTCCGGGATGCAGAAGATGCTCTTCACAACCTGGACCGTAAATGGGTTTGTGGGCGCCAGATTGAGATCCAGTTTGCACAGGGAGACCGCAAGA CCCCTAACCAGATGAAGGCCAAGGAGCGCCATTCACCTCGCAGTTTCTCCCGCTACGAGGATGATCGAGATACCCGCAGAAGACGCTCCCGGAGTCGCAGTTATGATCGCCGCAGGTCCCGGAGCCCCTCTTTTGAGCGTCGTCCTCGGAGGTCTGAGAGCCCTAGAGA CTCTCGATCCTACAGTCGACATGGACGAAGCAGAAGCCATGAAAATAACAA GCACAAAGCTCCTCCCAGTGACCACCACAGAATGCACCATGAACCAGCCTCACACTCCACCTCCCGCTCCCCTTCACCGTCCAGGTCTAGACCCAAAGGTAAAAAGAGCCAATCCAGGTCTCACAGCCCGGCGGAAGATTTCCACCCATCCCAGAAACAGTCTGTTAGGAGATCCCCATCACGCTCCTACTCTAGATCCATGTCCCGATCACGCTCTCGTTCCAGGTCCTGGGCTGGACATAAGTCTAGAGGCCACTGA
- the LOC115794789 gene encoding fatty acid-binding protein, liver-like — MDFNGTWQVYVQENYEEFLRAMELPEDVIKMAKDIKPITEIKQTGNDFVITSKTPGKSVTNSFTIGKEAEINTMDGKKLKCTVNMEGGKMVCKTGKFCHVQELKGGEMIETLTMGSTTLVRKSKKM; from the exons ATGGACTTCAATGGAACATGGCAGGTCTACGTTCAGGAGAACTACGAAGAGTTCCTCAGAGCAATGG AGCTCCCAGAAGATGTCATTAAGATGGCCAAGGATATCAAGCCAATCACTGAGATCAAACAGACTGGCAACGACTTTGTCATCACCTCCAAGACCCCTGGAAAGTCTGTGACCAACTCATTTACCATCGGCAAGGAGGCTGAGATTAACACCATGGACGGCAAGAAGCTCAAG TGTACTGTCAATATGGAGGGTGGCAAAATGGTCTGCAAAACTGGCAAGTTCTGCCACGTCCAAGAGCTCAAAGGAGGAGAGATGATTGAG ACTCTGACCATGGGCTCGACAACTCTCGTCAGAAAGAGCAAAAAGATGTAA
- the LOC115795061 gene encoding proline-rich nuclear receptor coactivator 2-like, translated as MGGGERYNIPVSHPERPLAKKNHHLGRAKQRSRDQNGAAASVGGAGGLHHHGHRRSDKGAAYHRSPETRQAVSAENASLCFATNYDQNWEGAVSHLNTLLATQGSPSYAGPKFSEPPSPSVLPKPPSHWVSFPIGSCDNREVMAFQLKSLLKVQA; from the coding sequence ATGGGAGgtggagagaggtacaacattCCAGTTTCCCACCCTGAGCGTCCTTTAGCCAAGAAGAACCACCACCTTGGCCGGGCAAAGCAGCGAAGCCGTGACCAGAATGGAGCAGCAGCATCTGTAGGAGGGGCAGGGGGCCTTCACCACCATGGCCACCGTCGGAGCGATAAAGGTGCTGCCTACCACAGGTCTCCAGAGACACGGCAGGCCGTGTCTGCAGAGAATGCTTCTCTCTGTTTTGCCACCAACTATGATCAGAACTGGGAGGGTGCAGTGTCTCATCTCAACACGCTCCTGGCAACCCAAGGCAGCCCAAGCTATGCAGGGCCCAAATTCAGCGAGCCACCCTCACCCAGTGTTTTGCCCAAACCCCCTAGTCACTGGGTGTCTTTCCCTATAGGCTCCTGTGACAACAGGGAGGTCATGGCCTTCCAGCTCAAGAGTCTCCTGAAGGTGCAGGCCTGA
- the LOC115794839 gene encoding cannabinoid receptor 2-like, translating to MAECTAPTSVEPAQTKGNGSSPTDNESFWNLTCYMVLSKAEETAIGSICFLAGPITLLENALVLAVIASTVTLRKRPSYLFIGSLALADVFASCFFTTSFLHFHLFRHDDGPTAYLFKLGGVTMAFTSSVGSLLLTALDRYLCIHRASSYKVLLTRHRALLSLLILWSVTIFLSFLPLMGWRCPTGLNPPCSRLFPYINKHYLACWTSFILVLLALILGAYSLILWKAHRHVSSMTSLHGAAGKGHARMRMDIRLARTFGLILLILVGCWLPVLSFMLVDVSEILTRSQQRAFAFCSTLCLVNSAVNPLLYALRCRELRLALLRLLQRLCGKGRCKKSTEDSSNGLPSAEDNCTAVSEDEVPKPRTARLDSISEMVNNHQLNMRE from the exons ATGGCAGAGTGCACAGCTCCTACTTCTGTAGAACCTGCACAAACCAAAGGCAATGGCTCATCACCAACAG ATAATGAGTCCTTTTGGAATCTGACATGCTACATGGTCCTGTCTAAAGCAGAGGAGACAGCCATTGGCTCCATCTGTTTCCTGGCAGGCCCTATCACACTGCTGGAAAATGCTCTTGTGCTGGCGGTGattgcctccacagtcaccttgCGAAAGCGGCCGTCCTATCTGTTCATTGGCAGCCTTGCTCTGGCTGATGTCTTTGCCAGTTGTTTCTTCACCACAAGCTTCCTACACTTTCACCTCTTTCGTCACGACGATGGCCCGACTGCCTATCTCTTCAAGTTGGGCGGTGTCACCATGGCCTTCACCAGTTCAGTGGGGAGTTTACTGCTGACTGCTCTGGACCGCTACCTTTGCATCCACCGGGCCTCCAGCTACAAGGTGCTGCTGACACGCCACAGAGCTCTGCTGAGCCTTCTGATTCTTTGGAGTGTAAccatctttctctccttcttgcCTCTGATGGGCTGGAGGTGTCCCACAGGCCTTAATCCACCTTGCTCGCGCTTGTTTCCCTACATCAATAAGCACTATCTGGCCTGCTGGACCAGCTTCATCCTGGTGCTTCTGGCTCTCATTCTGGGAGCTTATTCTCTCATCCTGTGGAAGGCCCACCGCCATGTATCGTCAATGACCAGCCTCCACGGAGCAGCAGGAAAAGGTCACGCTCGCATGAGGATGGACATCCGGTTGGCTCGCACCTTTGGCCTCATTTTGCTCATACTGGTGGGCTGCTGGCTTCCTGTACTTTCTTTCATGTTAGTAGATGTCTCAGAGATCCTGACCCGTTCCCAACAGAGGGCATTTGCCTTCTGTAGCACCCTCTGTCTGGTCAACTCTGCAGTCAACCCACTGCTGTATGCCCTGCGCTGTCGAGAGCTAAGACTTGCTCTGTTGCGGCTGCTACAAAGGCTGTGTGGGAAGGGAAGATGTAAAAAATCTACAGAAGACTCAAGCAATGGACTGCCCTCTGCAGAAGACAACTGTACTGCCGTCTCTGAGGATGAGGTGCCCAAGCCCAGAACCGCTCGACTTGACTCCATTTCAGAAATGGTGAACAATCACCAGCTGAACATGAGAGAGTGA